In the genome of Thunnus albacares chromosome 16, fThuAlb1.1, whole genome shotgun sequence, the window TTACCTGCATTTACACGCAGTGATTTGGAGCGCTCCACCAGCTCTGGGAGCCATTCACGAGACTCCCCTACAAAAATAGCAGTGGAGAGAGCCATGCAGCGCTGGCCAGCTGCTCCAAAAGCAGCACCCACCAGCTGGTTGAGGGTGTTCTCTTTGTTGGCATCAGGCATCACCACACCATGGTTCTTGGCACCCTGGAAAGCAAAATGTAGGACACAGCTCAGTAGGGTTTCTTTCTTGTAGTAGGGATGGGCATTTCTAGAGTGAGAGCgagagtgagtgtgagtgtgagagacagagagagaaacccATTCACAATTCACAACagttctgtctttttattttgatatcTTGTTCTCTAGTGATGCAGTGCTTGTCTGAATGAGCTACAATCCACAACAGAATCTATGTGAACTGTTAAACCCTATAAAACGCAGAGTATAATGAACGGCGCCATCTCCTTCcccataaaacacacaaacagaaatggaTCATTTCTCTTTCACAGGACAGGTTATTGGGAATCAGCCTGTCATACTACAACTCGGTATGTTTAAGGCAACGCGGTCCTGACTCTTCAGGCCTAACAAAAGCTAATAAAATCCTTTATGCCAACAGCAAAACCAAATAAAGGAAAGAGACAGATTTATTGCTCTATTTTCTCATATAGCGACGCATCAGTGTTGATAGAGCTGAAAAGGTGCTTGTGCGAGTTTATCGTTTCAGACAGTATCATGACAAACTGTTTAATGCATCAGGGGGAAAATGTGCACTGACCTCAACTGAGCCATAATGATACTGATAATGATTTTGAACTTGGCTAAAATTCTGAGCATACCTGAGTGACGGTAATGCTGTCATGAACATTCATTCCAACACATCCGTCTTCATAAAGGCTAATCAGAGCGACTGTTCAGGCCTGTAGTCTATTCCATGTTTGTATTTAGAAAAATGAGCATAGGTGCATTACTATCAGGTGTCGGTAAAAACAAGggaatatgtattttttttaagatgagaCAATAGTCGCATACACCATTAGATTCTTTATAATTAGACTATTCAAAAATCATGAGCGATCCCTATCCAGTAGACTAAAcaacacagaagaaaacagaagcGGCACAGTGCTAATCGCATCTTCTGAATGTCAGTGATTGACAGCCGAGCACTGAGCTGTTGTCTTGGTAACAGTAATAGCAAATGATTTGCTccatacagtaccagtcaaaagtttggacacacttccccattcacttgaatgagaaagtgtctCCAAACTTTTGATTGATATTGTATGTTTTCGTCTGTAATAGGAACAGTGTTTAATATGTGGGTTATCATGGAAACTATTTTGGCCCCGTGAGACTGATAATCCCTGATGTAAGAGAAGTATATTtagcaaataaaatcagttcTGGTGTACCATGTTGGACTGCACTCTCTTGCCGTTCTTGGAGCCCCGCTCGTAGATGTACTCTCCAGCCTGGTTGGATCCAACGAAGCTGATGGCTTTGATGGCAGGATGGTCACAGATGAAGTTCACGGCTACGTAAAGATACAAAAGGATATTGTAAATTCTCTCATCTGTGCTGCGCCCTTAAGGCACAATTTAAGAGCACAAAGGCCTCAGATATAGAGATTCAAATCATCCTGCCTCGAACGCTTGTGAATTACTTACAGATATAGGCTGCATATGTTATGGAAATTTCCTATCTACATATTGCCTTGAGGTGTGTGATTAGTATTTGAATCATCCTTGGACCTTTCTCCATTgtttattacacacacagatagcaTGCTTCTGAGaaaacaggaagacagacacacatacacacacacacactcacctgcgTGCTGGCCGTGGATGATGTTGAGTGTACCATCTGGTGCCCCAGAATCCTGGAGCATTTTGGCCAAGAGCATGGTGCATCCTGGGACCCGTTCAGAGGGCTTCATCAGGTAGGTGTTACCACATACCATGCCGATGGGAAACATCCACAAAGGAATCATGGCGGGGAAATTAAAAGGGGCGATGCCAGCACACACACCGATGGGCAGCCGGTAGGTGTAAGTGTCCATGTCCTTGGTGATGGAGGGTAAGGTTTCCCCCAGCATGAGGGATGTAATGCTGCAGGCGTGCTCGACCACCTCTGGGGGAAAGAAACTCGGGTATGAGCTGCAGAATCTGAAATATGAGCTACACAATACAAACTAATGGATGATACACATTAACATCTCtgaaaaaaattgtaataaaaatgatttatttaagaTATCTACATCTAATGCATTTTCCAGTTTGTACTTTGGTCTCTTACTTAAGAATAAAACCCTACTTGGTAATTGATCTCTTTTCCCTATGAGTGAACTGTAATAAAACTTGTGAAAACTTCAAGCAACACTGGTCCCAGTACTGGAAATCTCTAATGCTGGCAGCACACCTGCAGATGCAGCCTGTCTTTCAGCTGATAACTGAAAGTTAGCGAGCCAGAATTATTTGGGCATTCAAAAACTGGGAGCTGCACCAAGTACAAAAAAATACCTTGGCAGCCCCGTCTTGTAATAACTGAAATATATCTTCCTTTATTCGCAAGAGCACACGGCTCTTAATTTCTCAACATGATTCTTGTTGATGCAAGTCTGCCAAAGTGAACAAGTGCGCCTCAATGAGGGGAACTGCATAATTATCTTTATATAGCCTGCAAAAAGCTTTGCAGAaaggcagaaaaacaaactaGGTAGTCACACTGTCACATAAGGACTGAACAATGTAATGCTGCCACACTCCTGTTGCCTTAACCGTTATTTTCCTCTAATTGGGACGGCAGTTTAGGCCTCCATATGCCAAAATGGGCAGAACAGAACCTTGGTCCCATTACTAATTTAGAATGAAAGCAACTTTTGCAAGGAGTGTCTGGTTACACCCAAATAATGGACGCCCTCCAGCCACTTGGTATCAAACTTTCATCCAGGCCACGGTATAAAGGGGTACAAAGCTACAGACTTTTCATCAGGAGACACAGATACTATAGACAACAGCTTCAACAAGGGAATTTGAGCTCCGCTATATATTTACCAGCACTCTTTAATTCAATCAGGATATCAAAACCCAGTCGTGCAGCTGGGAGTTTACTTACGCAGTCCTCTATATACATCTCCCTCTGCATCAGCAAGAGTTTTGCCCTGCTCCAGCGTGATACTCTTAGCCAATTCTTTCTGaaatataagaagaaaaataacaaaaggatGAATTTAAGACGTCAGCAAGTCGTTTTTTTAGGCATAAACCAATGCTCagtacatattttatttattttcatttcctaGCTCATCTTAACAACATTTTCTAGCTCATTTTAAATACACTAACAGATGTTTATATGAGTGAGCGATGGAATGTCTTACAATGTTATCCTTGATGAGCTGCTGGTAGCGAAGGAAGATCTGCTGCCTGCTGAGGATGGAGGTCTCAGACCAGGAGTGGAAGGCTTTGGAGCAGGAGTTGACAGCTGCCAGCATTTCCCCCTGGGTAGCTTTGGGAACGCGTCCCACCACCTCATTAGTGGCCTAAGGAGCAGGAGACAGTCCATAAATTTACTGAGAGAAGGGGAagtcattattttatattactgtaggtgcattaattcattaatattaatcgcaaaatatttgttttacatCCAGGTTTGAAATTTTATGTGATGAAAGTAGATGGCTGTTTTTGCATTCTCTAATCACCTATCATTTCCTTGCTAGATGTGTTAACTTCACAAGCTGAACACCAACAGGGCTGGGCTTTTGGAAGATAGAAAACATGACTGGCTATGTAGACAAGCTTCtgatttttcttgcttttccAATTAATCTTGTATACACTGGCATATCAAGACTCATTTCCAGTCTTAATTTACTACTACAAAGTTGCCCTGGTTATTTGCAGCAGGCTTCTAGTTCAGATCTTATGACTGCAGCCTTCTGTGCAGGTTAAGTACAGTTCATCTAGGAATACTTACGGGGTTGTGAATGTCAAGCCATTCAGAAGTGTTGGACTCGACAAACTTGCCGTCAATGAACAGCTTGGCGGTGGGCTAGAGGATCACAGAAGCACACAGTTAAATCCCTTCCTGTCTGGTTACATCATGACTAAGTTCATTGGGATCgtctatcatcatcatcatcactacgTACACAGAGAGTTTCTAAAGCATTCGTTTTAGACACTTGTATGCAGCGAGTTATGTTTTAGGCTCATTGGTAGACTTAGTAGATTTGATGGTTCATAACATCTTCCATGTTACATCACCTGTGTACCAAGTCCATATTACATACCAATTCTAAGGTTTTGACTATGTAGTGTATTTACACTGGAAAGCTAATAAAATAAGGTGCtcttcaaaaaaaaagtcagaatcaaatctgttaaaaaaaaattattttttgatttttgagtGTGCCATTCATGTACACAATTGTCCCACAATGCTATGCACATAATACATCAAGGAGCAGCAAACATATATTTAATtctttggaaaaacattttgctttcttCTAATGAAGTTTTGTCAAAAGCTTTTTAAGTCACATTGTGATTGATAGCTGtcaatatattgtattatacaatttgtttgtataaaaaagtgaagaatgttagtttcttgtatatttaaaaactaaaacagtaaattaTTATTCTTAGTATTTTGTACATAGAGGTGGGACAAAGTAGAAGTAAAGTCTCTGAGTTGTGGTGATGAAGGCAAGAACAAGTCCATAGTTAAGACAGGTTAAGTCTAACTCAAGTCCTAGACCATGTGTTTCAAGCCTTTAACAAGTCATTATGTTCCCATCACGAAACCAAATGTCACTTTAAatcattcatcttttttcaatttttatgCAATGCTATTGGGTATTTCTAGTGCTTTACTAAATGTTACACACAGTTTTCCAGATTTATGCTTAATCACAGTCTTTAGGTCTAAAGAGACGATTTTTTGAGTAAATGTCACAATTATGCTCTGATAATCTGGAAACTGTGGACCCACATACACAGAGGTTTCCCTTTAACTAAATCATGTCCAATCAATGACATTTTACACAACAGTCAAAATCTTAAGACATCTTATGGATAATCAAAGGGCTCAGGATGCATCTCAGGACTGTATTagagtttcatgtttttcacttgtttatccaactgagacaatctgcaaatatttttataagCATTAGGTGTGTCCAATAATGACGACGATTAACTGCATAATACAACAAAATGTGTCACATGTCATGAGGTATGAAGGCTTCTCAAACTGACAATATGAACTGCCTGTGGTTCATTCATTGCTAAGTTAGGAAAGCTGGTGAGTGGAGGCTCTTAccactgaggaggaggagtaacACATGCGACCCAGCTGGAGGGGTGcctgcaagaaagcaaacacCGGAGCATTAGTCAACTCCGATTCATTTAAATGTCGTTATCCAAGGCCCCATGCACAAGAGCCAAGTCTGACTGCTCCACTGTCACTCTTGTTCACGtcaagcaaataaaacatgccCTCACTTACACAGCTAGGACCACATAAATATGAAGATTGCACTTTACTTTACGGTAACAAGACGTAAAGAGCTGTATTTTGTAacaaattagacaaaaactaTAAATAACATGTTCTTTAATAGACTAATCTTGTAAAATGGTGTCTAATAGTGTATTAGAATCTCCTATTTGGTTTCTAATTAGAGTATAGGTTAATGTAATAACGTCTAAGTATATGTTTTGGGTCTAATACAGCATAATTTAGGTGTATGGTGTCTAATTAGGgtataactgtgtttgtttaccgTCTAATAAATAACGTATTGTTCCTAgtttttgtcttatttgatACGAAGTAcgatttattactttttattagagtgttgtaaaataaagtgcGACCAATATTAATTGCTTGCAAAACAGGGGAGGGCTGTGTGTAGCGTGGGTGTTATGCAGCGACTTTGTTAGCTAACCCACTCAGGTTGCTAGCTATTTGGAGTTGCATAAGCGTCCAACAAAAGCAACCACTCTGAAAAAGAAGATGTGCATGAATTTTGTTTTACCTTCTTGTTCGAAAGTGACCGGAGGAGAATTGCTGCCATTGTGGGGAGTCAGGTGTCTCTTTTCCTGCTCAGAAGCCCTTCAACCGACCCACAAGACACGGGGGTGCAAAAGAGAACTTTAGCTGGCAAGGAACTGCAGACCACGGAGCGGTGGGATTCGATGCTGCGATTTTATACGATCTACAAGACATCAATGGTGTGAATGTCAGTGAATAGCACCGGTCCTCATGATTTGTTGATCGACGGAAGCTTAGCGGCATTTCCGGTTACTGTGGGCGGGGCATACCCGATTCAAAAGCCAATCGCTGCGCCCAATTCACCAACCGCCCTAGAATATGAGAAGCTGATTGGCTTAttccataaacacacactggaatCGATTTTGACATTTGCCTTCTTCGGGAagttttgtgtggaaaaaatgtTGAGAAGTTGAGTTAACAATGCCCGACAGTTCCTGCTaacagacttttcttttttttcttttcataacaaCTTTAATAACTGGACCAAAATGCGTTTCTGTGAGTGAAGGAAACACTTATTAACACCTAGTGCCAGGTaacagtttccatggcaacatgCGTACAGGCAACATGGAGTTCCTACAGTGGAGTTGTCATGATGTTGCAAGATGGATTGAGTCTATAGGATTTCCACAATACACAGTAGGTTAACATTTACCTGACTAAACAGAGATAACACTGACTGAGTGTCTGTCAGCCGCTATGATGATATTTCACTTCACAAAATTCTGACCTTATTATTCATATCTGTCGCAGGCATGTTTCATGGAGAACATCATCACTGGAAGAAAGCTCATTTATGTAAATTGTGTCTACATGCCAAGACTGGGAATCACAGATTTTAAAGACATGCAGGTATTAAGAAGAGATTGATGTTATTACAGAGACTTGTTTGCATATGAAAGATGAAAGCTCAAACAATATTCAAGGGAGATTCAACAGGCTCAGTAGCAACAAGATATCCTAATGATGGCACTGCTCTAACTACGTAACACTACTAAATAACACAGTGCTAACATCTGGTTCTGAAGCTAATTTTCTTTATGAGAGCGTCCTAATTTATTTAGAATTTGATAagtaattaatcatttaggCATCCCAGTTCACCAAATAAAATTAACAAGCATTGCTGGACATCACTCATTTGGGCTCTGgtaatttgtgaaaaaaaaaacactaagtTGACAAACAAGCAATATAAATAATTGTTACTTGCATCAATA includes:
- the LOC122965747 gene encoding methylmalonate-semialdehyde dehydrogenase [acylating], mitochondrial-like; translation: MAAILLRSLSNKKAPLQLGRMCYSSSSVPTAKLFIDGKFVESNTSEWLDIHNPATNEVVGRVPKATQGEMLAAVNSCSKAFHSWSETSILSRQQIFLRYQQLIKDNIKELAKSITLEQGKTLADAEGDVYRGLQVVEHACSITSLMLGETLPSITKDMDTYTYRLPIGVCAGIAPFNFPAMIPLWMFPIGMVCGNTYLMKPSERVPGCTMLLAKMLQDSGAPDGTLNIIHGQHAAVNFICDHPAIKAISFVGSNQAGEYIYERGSKNGKRVQSNMGAKNHGVVMPDANKENTLNQLVGAAFGAAGQRCMALSTAIFVGESREWLPELVERSKSLRVNAGDQPGADVGPLISPEAKARVETLIQSGVNEGAKLLLDGRNVNVKGYENGNFVGPTILGNVTPDMTCYREEIFGPVLVVLEADSLDDAISLINNNPYGNGTAIFTTNGATARKYTHEVDVGQIGVNVPIPVPLPMFSFTGSRGSFRGDTNFYGKQGIQFYTQIKTVTSQWKAEDATVTSPAVTMPTMGR